In one window of Synchiropus splendidus isolate RoL2022-P1 chromosome 15, RoL_Sspl_1.0, whole genome shotgun sequence DNA:
- the LOC128746616 gene encoding scavenger receptor cysteine-rich type 1 protein M130-like, which translates to MAFLWILTLSAGLLTLLPTAESEKIRLVGPSRCAGRVEINHQDIWGTVCDDHWSMTNAEVLCRELNCGAPLEAKTNAFFGEGTNEIWLDDVECTGRESTILKCPHKPLGENNCAHGEDAGVVCSEHVNVLNGSSRCDGRVELYHGGHWKKVCGSDWGMKEAEVLCREVNCGIPLMATNQLQFGQAQKMDNVKTTCHGNETSLAHCAIQEHLTSCVDAVISCGNNKPIRLVNGTNRCSGRVELHHNGEWGTVCDDRWGLNEAQVACREMNCGIPLEVKFGAYFGQGQDQVWMDDVQCSGQEKFLSDCTHRSYGMHDCDHHEDAGVVCSEHLRLTNGTARCNGRLELFHKDSWVKVCNSNWNYKMAKMVCAEIHCGNPKETGKTSHYGQGGLRGYLSRCSGNVTSISQCELEPHLGSCEGVSLSCEGTPHIRLANGTDRCSGRVEIMHNGVWGTVCDDQWDIRDAQVVCRSMDCGSALTAKYGPFFGAGEGEVWLDDVECLGNETSLEHCPRPEFGHNNCGHSEDAGVICSANIRLLNGSDQCSGKVEFFDENQWWAASSRSWGMNEATVVCREMNCGEAKSTSGSFGRGPEVGGYTITCTGRESALHQCSRRDFVSGGIEEASVVCTGNVRLVGGPNECAGRVEFYDKGQWGTLCGEYWDLSDALVVCRQLNCGNPHQITTGLEYGRGSGNAWLKQIMCSNHESSLVQCRHENVPGRTCNASSIAGVICKDSLGVRLLETGRDECRGRVEVRHAGAWQAVCDTEWTLSKAQTVCNVLSCGNALEALGGASITSGVAVEASEACFQNQTSLQHCTNTGYSTAACGPEHGATVSCAAPLRLADGPTQCSGRVEIMYKGQWGTVCDDQWALSAGDVVCRQVGCGHAVAAPMSAHFGQGEGPIWLDDVECSGEESALTLCNHPGFGEDNCGHGEDASVICLGGLQKPQISVSPGLEVNWGSTVDVTCTLSTEQQGGTFVLKKTQEPTKEGLKKFSSADFAVFTFSKVNFNHTGSYYCEFQKKLDQHVINYPQGSPVDLVVHVKLEKPSISLTSPHTMVIYSPEKVSVNKGSSFSITCSIYTKYPDGSFYLTNLKSKVNTSEVKPAFGHSLFYLAYFEFSSIVSKDEGSYSCIYALNISSKVYCSPPSKSMEVTVVESSSSPVLTSVLVGGVLLVLLLSGGYLLWRRRWRNAASAVHFSSRIGGGIKTSADDRGNGALEDSRENEHKQRHVVDDQLADVDGSAERSPEDLAGRVCYELEPLVLS; encoded by the exons ATGGCGTTTCTCTGGATATTGACTTTATCTGCTG GTCTACTCACTCTGCTACCCACTGCAG AAAGTGAAAAAATCCGACTGGTGGGTCCGTCCCGTTGTGCGGGCCGAGTGGAGATCAACCACCAGGACATATGGGGGACGGTGTGCGACGACCATTGGAGCATGACTAACGCGGAAGTGCTGTGTCGAGAGCTCAACTGTGGCGCCCCCCTGGAGGCCAAGACCAATGCCTTCTTCGGAGAAGGCACAAATGAGATCTGGCTGGACGACGTGGAGTGTACAGGAAGAGAGTCCACCATCCTGAAGTGTCCTCACAAGCCCCTGGGAGAAAACAACTGTGCTCACGGTGAAGATGCTGGAGTGGTCTGTTCTG AGCATGTGAACGTCTTAAACGGAAGCAGCAGGTGCGATGGCCGAGTGGAGCTCTACCACGGAGGCCACTGGAAGAAAGTGTGTGGCAGCGACTGGGGCATGAAGGAGGCTGAAGTCCTCTGCAGGGAGGTGAACTGCGGGATTCCACTCATGGCCACCAACCAACTGCAGTTTGGACAGGCACAAAAGATGGATAACGTAAAAACCACCTGCCATGGGAATGAAACATCACTGGCCCATTGTGCGATTCAGGAGCACCTGACAAGCTGTGTGGATGCTGTCATCTCATGTGGAA ACAATAAGCCAATCCGGCTGGTGAACGGAACAAACCGGTGCTCCGGTCGGGTGGAGCTCCACCACAACGGGGAGTGGGGCACCGTCTGCGACGACAGATGGGGGTTGAACGAAGCTCAGGTGGCATGCCGAGAGATGAACTGCGGCATCCCTCTGGAAGTGAAGTTCGGCGCCTACTTCGGTCAAGGTCAGGATCAGGTGTGGATGGACGACGTGCAGTGCAGCGGTCAGGAGAAGTTTCTGTCGGACTGCACACACCGCTCCTATGGAATGCACGACTGTGACCATCACGAAGACGCCGGCGTTGTTTGCTCAG AGCACCTCCGACTGACCAATGGCACGGCGCGCTGCAATGGCAGGTTGGAGCTCTTCCACAAGGACAGTTGGGTGAAAGTATGCAACAGTAACTGGAACTACAAAATGGCCAAAATGGTGTGTGCAGAGATCCATTGTGGAAACCCTAAAGAGACAGGTAAAACTAGTCACTACGGCCAAGGCGGACTCAGAGGATACTTGAGCCGATGTTCCGGAAATGTGACGTCCATCAGTCAGTGTGAGCTGGAGCCGCACTTGGGCTCTTGTGAGGGAGTGTCTCTGTCATGTGAAG GGACTCCACACATCCGCCTGGCGAACGGCACGGACCGTTGCTCGGGCCGAGTCGAGATCATGCACAATGGGGTGTGGGGAACTGTGTGTGACGATCAGTGGGACATCCGAGACGCTCAGGTGGTCTGCAGGTCTATGGACTGCGGCTCGGCGCTCACCGCCAAATACGGGCCTTTTTTCGGCGCGGGAGAAGGTGAAGTCTGGCTGGATGATGTGGAGTGTCTTGGCAACGAGACGTCGCTGGAACACTGCCCCAGACCTGAGTTTGGACACAACAACTGCGGGCATTCAGAAGATGCTGGGGTGATCTGTTCTG CAAACATCCGATTGCTGAACGGCAGCGACCAATGCTCCGGCAAGGTGGAGTTCTTCGACGAGAACCAGTGGTGGGCAGCGTCCAGTCGATCCTGGGGGATGAATGAAGCCACAGTGGTGTGTCGAGAGATGAACTGCGGCGAAGCCAAGTCAACTTCGGGCTCCTTCGGCCGAGGCCCTGAAGTGGGCGGATACACCATCACCTGCACCGGCAGAGAGAGCGCTCTGCACCAGTGCTCGCGCCGAGACTTTGTCAGCGGTGGCATCGAGGAGGCCTCTGTCGTATGTACAG GTAACGTGAGGCTGGTGGGCGGCCCAAATGAGTGCGCCGGGAGGGTGGAGTTCTATGACAAGGGCCAGTGGGGAACCCTGTGTGGAGAGTACTGGGACTTGAGCGATGCTTTAGTGGTGTGTCGGCAGCTCAACTGCGGGAACCCCCACCAGATCACCACCGGGCTGGAATATGGTCGTGGGTCAGGGAACGCTTGGCTCAAGCAGATTATGTGCTCCAACCACGAGTCCTCTCTAGTCCAGTGCCGACATGAAAATGTCCCAGGCAGGACCTGCAATGCCAGCTCCATTGCTGGCGTCATCTGCAAAG ACAGCTTGGGAGTGCGCTTGTTGGAAACGGGTCGAGACGAGTGCAGAGGTAGGGTGGAGGTCCGTCACGCCGGAGCGTGGCAAGCCGTGTGTGACACAGAGTGGACGCTGAGTAAAGCCCAGACTGTGTGTAACGTCCTGAGCTGTGGAAATGCTCTGGAAGCTTTGGGAGGCGCGAGCATCACGTCGGGTGTGGCGGTGGAAGCCTCCGAGGCCTGTTTCCAGAACCAGACTTCTCTCCAGCATTGCACCAATACGGGGTACAGCACAGCAGCGTGCGGGCCGGAGCATGGTGCCACAGTCTCCTGTGCAG CTCCGCTTCGGCTGGCTGATGGCCCCACTCAGTGCTCAGGCCGGGTGGAGATCATGTACAAAGGCCAGTGGGGGACGGTGTGCGACGACCAGTGGGCGCTGAGCGCCGGCGACGTGGTGTGCCGACAGGTGGGCTGCGGCCACGCCGTCGCCGCCCCCATGAGCGCCCACTTTGGCCAAGGCGAGGGACCGATATGGCTGGACGACGTGGAGTGTTCTGGAGAAGAATCTGCCCTCACTCTCTGCAACCACCCTGGGTTCGGTGAGGACAACTGCGGGCACGGCGAGGACGCCAGCGTCATCTGTCTCG GTGGCCTACAGAAGCCTCAGATCTCTGTGAGTCCTGGACTGGAGGTGAACTGGGGCAGCACAGTGGACGTCACCTGTACTTTAAGCACTGAGCAGCAGGGCGGAACATTCGTCTTGAAGAAGACTCAGGAGCCGACCAAAGAGGGGCTGAAGAAGTTCTCAAGCGCCGACTTTGCTGTGTTCACCTTCAGTAAGGTCAACTTCAACCACACGGGGTCGTACTACTGTGAGTTTCAGAAGAAACTGGACCAACACGTCATCAACTACCCGCAAGGAAGCCCGGTGGATCTGGTCGTCCATG tgaagctggagaagcCCAGCATCTCCCTTACCTCTCCTCACACCATGGTGATCTACAGCCCAGAAAAGGTGTCGGTCAACaaaggcagcagcttctccatcACCTGCTCCATTTACACCAAATACCCGGACGGGAGTTTCTACCTAACAAACCTCAAGTCCAAAGTCAACACCAGCGAGGTCAAGCCAGCATTTGGTCACTCCTTGTTCTATCTGGCGTACTTCGAGTTCTCCTCAATCGTGTCCAAAGACGAAGGGTCGTACAGCTGCATATACGCTCTCAACATCTCATCAAAGGTCTATTGCTCCCCCCCTTCCAAATCAATGGAGGTCACTGTTGTTG AGAGCTCCTCCTCACCCGTGCTGACCAGTGTGTTGGTTGGAGGTGTGCTGTTGGTTCTTCTGCTCAGCGGTGGTTATCTACTGTGGAGAAGAAGGTGGCGGAACGCAG CTTCAGCGGTTCACTTCAGCAGCAGGATTGGAGGAGGAATCAAAACCAGCGCTGACGACAGAGGGAACGGAGCTCTCGAGGACAG CCGCGAGAACGAGCACAAGCAGAGACACGTGGTGGATGACCAGCTGGCGGATgttgatggctcagctgaaaggTCCCCTGAAGACCTGGCTGGTAGAGTGTGCTACGAACTCGAGCCTCTGGTCCTGTCCTGA
- the zgc:153284 gene encoding SH3 domain-binding glutamic acid-rich-like protein 3, with amino-acid sequence MTLTVYYTSVTSSLKIRKCQESISCILTSKNIKHEMVDISQDASVRDLMREKAGNPSALPPQICNGDHYCGDYDAFQEAIEMGNLDEFLRL; translated from the exons ATGACGCTCACTGTGTACTACACCAGCGTGACCAGCTCCTTGAAG ATAAGGAAGTGTCAGGAATCGATCTCCTGCATCTTGACATCCAAAAACATCAAACACGAGATGGTGGACATCAGTCAGGATGCTTCAGTCAGAGACCTCATGAGGGAAAAAGCTGGAAACCCTAGTGCCCTGCCCCCTCAGATATGCAACGGAGACCACTACTGCGGG GACTACGATGCATTTCAAGAAGCAATTGAAATGGGAAACCTAGATGAATTCCTCCGCCTGTGA
- the rps12 gene encoding 40S ribosomal protein S12, whose amino-acid sequence MAEEGIAAGGVMDVNTALPEVLKTALIHDGLARGIREAAKALDKRQAHLCVLAANCDEPMYVKLVEALCAEHQINLIKVDDNKKLGEWVGLCKIDREGKPRKVVGCSCVVVKDYGKESQAKDVIEEYFKAKK is encoded by the exons ATGGCCGAGGAAGG CATCGCTGCTGGAGGTGTGATGGATGTCAACACCGCTCTCCCTGAAGTGCTCAAGACCGCACTCATCCACGACGGTCTGGCCCGCGGCATCCGTGAGGCTGCTAAAGCCCTGGACAA ACGTCAGGCTCATCTCTGCGTCCTGGCAGCCAACTGTGACGAGCCCATGTATGTCAAGCTGGTGGAAGCTCTGTGCGCTGAGCACCAGATCAACCTGATCAAG GTTGACGACAACAAGAAGCTGGGCGAGTGGGTTGGTCTGTGCAAGATCGACCGTGAGGGCAAGCCTCGCAAGGTGGTGGGCTGCAGCTGCGTCGTCGTTAAG GATTATGGCAAAGAGTCTCAAGCCAAGGATGTCATCGAGGAGTACTTCAAGGCCAAGAAGTGA